The Cicer arietinum cultivar CDC Frontier isolate Library 1 chromosome 1, Cicar.CDCFrontier_v2.0, whole genome shotgun sequence genome contains the following window.
tttgattaaaaaaagaaagaaaagaacaCACTAATTTGTATCGGTATATGCGTTGTAAATATGGTGGTCCTTTTACTTGTCTTAAGTCTTCTTCACCTATTTTACTCTCACTTCTTCCATTTTCCAATTTCATCAGACTCCATATTCCTATATTTCTACTTCACCGCCAAATGGCCAGAGGTGCTTCTCAGTCTCAATCGGCTACCACCACCTCCTCCAGACCAGGAGGAGTCGTAGCTCCCCGCGGCTCTGCTGCCGCCACCGCCGGCATGCGCCGTCGTCGTCTTGGCTCTGGAAACACCACTGCCAGCGTCGGAGGTAGTTCCGGTGGAGGCAACAACATGCTGAGATTCTACACCGACGATGCTCCGGGGCTGAAGATATCGCCGACGGTTGTTTTGGTTATGAGCCTCTGCTTCATCGGTTTCGTCACCGCGCTTCACGTGTTCGGGAAGCTGTATCGTTACAAATCTGGCGGTGGTGTATGATTGGAGGATCCGAATCTGATAGTTTAGGTTTCGGATCTTGATCTTGATCTTGATATGTGTTTAAATCCAAACCGCTTTGTTTTCATTTCTCTAATTAGAAACTGCGTTTCTCCTAAGCTTAATTAATTTGACTAATCTCTGTTTAAGTTAAGTTCTATTGAATTTGCAGGTTGCTTTGTTGTTGACTCGTTGTTATCGAAGTAGCTTAGTTTGGTTGCGttaattttaattccttttcAGATTATGTCTTGTTAAACGATTTGAGatcttttatttcttatgtGTAGAGCGTAGACTAGAACTTATAGTATATCgtataaaaacattttaatagctatatataattataagcATTGTAGAATTTTGCTTCTCTATGGAGAATCGAGATTATAGATGGCGATTATTTAGCTCATAATGGTATGGCGGCGTGTTTTCTGTCT
Protein-coding sequences here:
- the LOC101491607 gene encoding uncharacterized protein, with translation MARGASQSQSATTTSSRPGGVVAPRGSAAATAGMRRRRLGSGNTTASVGGSSGGGNNMLRFYTDDAPGLKISPTVVLVMSLCFIGFVTALHVFGKLYRYKSGGGV